One region of Octopus sinensis linkage group LG30, ASM634580v1, whole genome shotgun sequence genomic DNA includes:
- the LOC115226577 gene encoding zinc finger protein 98-like, producing the protein MGKPAYHCDICKKSFAHKGNLMTHRRIHTGEKPYHCDICGKSFTGRSTLTIHKRIHTGEKPYRCDICGKFFSQSGDLTAHKRIHTGEKPYHCDICGKSFSQGNQVTMHKRIHTGEKPYHCDICGKSFTGSHVLNNHKRIHTGEKPYFCDICHKSFSRSHHLSTHRNIHTGEKPFHCDVCGKAFSRTHHLTTHKSIHTGEKPHHCDICGKAFSQTGSLTTHKRIHTGEKPYRCDICGKSFSHGNTLTKHKCLHAGEKL; encoded by the coding sequence ATGGGGAAACCtgcatatcactgtgatatctgtaaaaagtcaTTTGCGCACAAAGGTAACTTAATGACACACAGACGAatacatacaggtgaaaaaccatatcactgtgatatctgcggaAAATCGTTCACTGGAAGAAGCACTTTAACgattcataaacgtattcatactggagagaaaccgtatcgttgtgatatctgtggtaagtttTTCTCGCAGAGCGGTGACTTAACAGCTCATAAACGcatccatacaggtgagaaaccgtatcattgtgatatctgtggtaaatccttttctcAAGGCAACCAAGTGACCATGCATAAACGcatccatacaggtgagaagccgtatcactgtgatatctgtggtaaatcgttcactGGAAGCCACGTGCTGAATAAccataaacgcattcatactggggagaaaccgTACTTCTGCGACATCTGCCATAAATCCTTCTCACGGAGCCACCACCTGTCCACTCACAGaaacattcatacaggtgagaaaccgttTCACTGTGACGTCTGCGGTAAAGCGTTCTCTCGAACGCATCACTTAACGACTCACAAaagcattcatacaggtgagaagccgcATCATTGCGATATTTGTGGCAAAGCATTCTCGCAAACAGGTAGCTTAacgacacacaaacgtattcatacaggtgaaaagccgtatcgctgtgatatctgtggtaaatcattctctcacggAAACACCTTAACCAAACACAAATGCCTTCATGCAGGAGAAAAACTGTAA